A window of the Halopseudomonas phragmitis genome harbors these coding sequences:
- the flgF gene encoding flagellar basal-body rod protein FlgF, translating to MDKSLYISMTGASQNMLAQRAHANNLANINTTGFRGDFEQARSMPVFGESYPTRAYAMTERPGTNFSQGSLLETGRDLDIAVEGEGWIAVQAPDGTEAYTRAGSLGVDVFGILRTSNGLPVMGNAGPIAIPPADKIEIGVDGTITIRAQGEAPNVLAEIDRIKLVNPDPASLRKGPDGLMRVEGELEQPADGAIRVATGFLEGSNVNAVSEMTSMLALARQFELHVKMMRTAEENSRASERLLQIS from the coding sequence ATGGACAAATCGTTGTACATCTCCATGACCGGCGCCAGTCAGAACATGCTGGCGCAACGGGCGCACGCCAATAATCTGGCGAACATCAATACCACCGGTTTTCGCGGTGATTTCGAGCAGGCTCGGTCGATGCCGGTGTTCGGTGAAAGCTATCCGACCCGGGCCTACGCGATGACCGAACGCCCGGGCACCAACTTTTCCCAGGGCAGCTTGCTGGAAACCGGTCGTGACCTGGATATCGCCGTGGAAGGTGAGGGGTGGATCGCGGTTCAGGCTCCGGACGGCACTGAGGCCTACACCCGGGCCGGCAGTCTGGGCGTCGATGTGTTCGGCATTCTGCGTACCAGCAATGGTTTGCCGGTGATGGGCAATGCCGGGCCGATCGCCATTCCTCCGGCCGACAAAATCGAAATCGGCGTAGACGGCACCATCACCATTCGTGCCCAGGGTGAGGCGCCCAATGTGCTGGCCGAGATTGACCGGATCAAACTGGTCAATCCCGATCCCGCTTCGTTGCGCAAGGGCCCAGACGGTTTGATGAGGGTCGAGGGTGAGCTGGAGCAGCCGGCTGACGGTGCGATTCGGGTAGCTACCGGTTTTCTGGAAGGCAGCAACGTCAATGCGGTGTCGGAAATGACCTCAATGCTGGCGCTGGCCAGGCAGTTCGAGCTGCACGTCAAGATGATGCGTACCGCCGAAGAAAACAGCCGGGCCAGCGAGCGCCTGTTGCAGATCAGCTAA
- the flgG gene encoding flagellar basal-body rod protein FlgG, with amino-acid sequence MHAALWVSKTGLSAQDTMLTTISNNLANVATTGFKRDRPEFEDLLYQVKRQPGGQSTQDTQLPSGLQVGTGVRVVGTQKIFTQGSLQTTEQPLDMAINGRGFFQILMPDGNIGYTRDGSFHLDAEGQIVTSSGFALEPGIALPDDVQTLTVGEDGTVSITVFGDPGIQQIGLIQTADFINPAGMQAIGNNLFLETAASGAPQVGNPGQNGLGTVLQNTLENSNVSVVEELVNMITTQRAYEMNSKVISTADQMLQYVSQTL; translated from the coding sequence ATGCACGCAGCACTCTGGGTAAGCAAGACCGGTCTGTCCGCTCAGGACACCATGCTCACCACCATTTCCAACAACCTGGCCAACGTCGCAACCACTGGTTTCAAGCGTGACCGGCCCGAGTTCGAGGACCTGCTGTATCAGGTCAAACGCCAGCCTGGCGGCCAAAGCACCCAGGACACCCAACTGCCATCTGGCCTGCAGGTCGGGACCGGGGTGCGGGTGGTTGGCACGCAGAAAATCTTCACCCAGGGCTCGTTGCAGACTACCGAGCAACCGCTGGACATGGCCATCAACGGCCGCGGGTTTTTCCAGATACTGATGCCTGACGGCAACATCGGTTACACCCGTGACGGTAGCTTCCACCTGGATGCCGAAGGCCAGATCGTCACTTCCAGTGGCTTTGCGTTGGAGCCAGGCATTGCCCTGCCCGATGACGTGCAGACCCTGACCGTCGGTGAAGACGGCACAGTCAGCATCACCGTATTCGGCGACCCGGGCATTCAGCAGATTGGTCTGATCCAGACCGCCGACTTCATCAACCCGGCCGGCATGCAGGCGATTGGTAACAACCTGTTCCTGGAGACCGCTGCCAGCGGCGCGCCACAGGTTGGCAACCCCGGTCAGAACGGCCTGGGTACTGTGCTGCAGAACACCCTGGAAAATTCCAACGTCAGCGTCGTCGAGGAACTGGTCAACATGATCACCACTCAGCGCGCCTACGAAATGAACTCCAAGGTGATTTCCACCGCCGACCAGATGCTGCAATACGTCAGTCAGACCCTCTGA
- the flgH gene encoding flagellar basal body L-ring protein FlgH, whose product MNALRTTVLMLASLSLVACVQTPPRPDDPAYAPVLPRTPMPQELNNGAIYQPGFEMSLYDDRKAHRVGDIITITLQERTAARKSADNEISKSSSTQISTPTLFGNGVRMGGLNMGVDMGGERSFNGDASANQSNSLTGSITVTVAEVLPNGILRVRGEKWITLNNGDELIRIAGLVRSDDIGQDNTVPSTRVADARITYSGTGAFANASQPGWLSQFFMSPLWPF is encoded by the coding sequence ATGAACGCCCTGAGAACCACTGTGTTGATGCTGGCCAGCCTGAGTCTGGTGGCTTGCGTGCAAACTCCGCCGCGCCCGGACGATCCGGCCTATGCGCCGGTACTGCCGCGCACGCCGATGCCGCAGGAGCTGAACAATGGTGCGATTTATCAGCCAGGGTTTGAAATGAGCCTGTATGACGACCGCAAGGCGCATCGGGTGGGCGACATCATTACCATTACCCTGCAGGAGCGCACTGCCGCTCGCAAAAGCGCCGACAACGAGATCAGCAAGAGTAGCTCGACTCAGATCAGCACCCCGACCCTGTTTGGCAATGGCGTACGCATGGGTGGCCTGAACATGGGGGTTGACATGGGGGGGGAGCGCAGCTTTAACGGTGACGCTTCGGCCAATCAGAGCAACAGCCTGACAGGTTCGATCACTGTGACTGTGGCCGAAGTGTTGCCCAATGGCATTCTGCGGGTGCGCGGTGAGAAATGGATCACCCTAAACAATGGCGATGAGCTGATCCGCATTGCCGGGCTGGTACGCAGCGACGATATCGGTCAGGACAACACTGTACCCTCGACCCGGGTGGCCGATGCCCGTATCACCTATTCGGGCACCGGTGCCTTTGCCAATGCCAGCCAGCCCGGTTGGCTCAGTCAGTTCTTCATGAGCCCGCTGTGGCCTTTCTAG
- a CDS encoding flagellar basal body P-ring protein FlgI, protein MRSLLLSLCLILLSPLVHAERLKDIASIAGVRTNQLIGYGLVVGLDGSGDQTSQTPFTVQTFNNMLTQFGITVPPGTRIQMKNVAAVAIHADLPPFARPGQTIDITVSSIGNAKSLRGGSLLMTPLKGIDGQVYAIAQGNLVVGGFGAEGADGSRITVNVPSVGRIPGGATVERAVASPFASSDHLVFNLNRPDFTTAKRVVDQINNTFGPDVAQALDAGAIKVRAPLDPNHRVDYLSMVENLRIEQGNAAAKVIINSRTGTIVIGQDVRVQPAAVTHGGLTVTISENLQVSQPGAPFGGGQTVVTPSSQIDIAEGDGRMFVFNPGVSLDEIVRAVNQVGAAPGDLMAILEALRQAGALNADLVVI, encoded by the coding sequence ATGCGTAGCCTGCTGCTTTCCCTGTGCCTGATTCTGCTCAGCCCGCTGGTACATGCCGAGCGTTTGAAGGATATCGCCAGTATTGCCGGGGTGCGGACCAACCAGTTGATCGGTTATGGCCTGGTGGTTGGTCTTGATGGTTCTGGTGACCAGACCAGCCAGACCCCGTTCACGGTGCAGACCTTCAACAACATGTTGACCCAATTCGGCATCACAGTGCCGCCGGGGACCCGGATTCAGATGAAGAACGTTGCCGCAGTGGCGATTCACGCCGACCTGCCGCCGTTCGCCCGCCCGGGGCAGACCATCGACATCACCGTGTCCTCGATCGGCAATGCCAAGAGTCTGCGTGGCGGCAGCCTGCTGATGACCCCGCTCAAGGGGATCGATGGTCAGGTCTATGCCATTGCCCAGGGCAATCTGGTGGTCGGCGGCTTCGGTGCCGAGGGCGCCGATGGCTCGCGGATCACCGTCAATGTACCGAGCGTTGGCCGGATTCCCGGCGGCGCTACGGTTGAACGGGCGGTGGCCAGTCCGTTTGCCTCCAGCGATCACCTGGTGTTCAACCTCAATCGTCCGGACTTCACCACCGCCAAGCGGGTGGTTGATCAGATCAACAACACCTTTGGCCCTGATGTGGCCCAGGCGCTGGACGCCGGGGCTATCAAGGTCCGGGCGCCGCTGGATCCGAATCACCGGGTCGACTACCTGTCGATGGTCGAGAACCTGCGCATTGAACAGGGCAACGCCGCCGCCAAGGTCATCATCAATTCGCGCACCGGCACTATCGTCATCGGTCAGGATGTCCGGGTTCAGCCGGCGGCGGTGACCCATGGCGGGTTGACCGTGACCATCAGTGAAAACCTGCAGGTCAGCCAGCCGGGTGCACCCTTCGGTGGCGGTCAGACCGTGGTGACGCCCAGCTCACAGATTGATATTGCCGAAGGTGATGGCCGGATGTTCGTCTTCAACCCCGGGGTTTCTCTTGATGAGATCGTCCGTGCGGTCAACCAGGTAGGTGCGGCTCCCGGTGACCTGATGGCGATTCTCGAAGCCCTGCGTCAGGCCGGTGCGCTGAATGCCGACCTGGTGGTGATCTGA
- the flgJ gene encoding flagellar assembly peptidoglycan hydrolase FlgJ, with protein sequence MNLTSQQSLNYTDLNAMSQLKHGSQANSPGNLRRVAEQFESLFLNMMVKSMRDANEVFAEGNPLNTNQTRFYQDMYDNQMSVHLAEKQGVGLADMMVRQMSPKGQSGGSQAAEAAPAADQSALLARRRLAMISRNPAVMGEGAAPVNNERPVSQAESVTNWQPLRAMQGVSRTAPAQSSVSDAAIAGRRSFANPAEFVATMLPMAERAAERLGIDPHYLVAQAALETGWGRSFAGGNSHNLFGIKAHGGWQGDSASAMTHEFRDGALNRERANFRAYASFEQSFDDYVEFLHRNGRYQQALQTTDNPDAFFRELQRAGYATDPQYASKVSRIARQLLSQQTTAGNDNRQLS encoded by the coding sequence ATGAACCTTACAAGCCAGCAGAGCCTCAACTACACCGACCTCAATGCCATGAGCCAGCTCAAGCATGGTAGCCAGGCCAACAGCCCGGGCAACCTGCGGCGGGTGGCTGAGCAGTTCGAGTCGCTGTTTCTGAACATGATGGTCAAGAGTATGCGCGATGCCAACGAAGTGTTCGCCGAGGGCAATCCGCTCAACACCAATCAGACCCGCTTCTATCAGGATATGTACGACAACCAGATGAGTGTGCATTTGGCCGAGAAGCAGGGCGTTGGGCTGGCCGACATGATGGTGCGGCAAATGTCACCCAAGGGCCAGTCTGGTGGTTCGCAAGCGGCTGAGGCTGCACCGGCAGCAGACCAGTCGGCCCTGCTGGCGCGTCGGCGGCTGGCGATGATCAGCCGTAATCCGGCGGTAATGGGAGAGGGCGCCGCTCCGGTTAACAATGAGCGCCCGGTTAGCCAGGCCGAGAGCGTGACCAACTGGCAGCCGCTCAGGGCTATGCAGGGTGTCAGTCGCACTGCGCCAGCGCAGAGTTCAGTCAGTGACGCTGCGATTGCCGGGCGGCGCAGCTTTGCCAATCCGGCCGAGTTCGTTGCCACCATGCTGCCGATGGCCGAACGTGCCGCTGAACGCCTTGGCATCGACCCACACTACCTGGTAGCCCAGGCAGCTCTGGAGACCGGCTGGGGCCGCTCATTTGCCGGCGGTAACAGCCATAACCTGTTTGGTATCAAGGCTCATGGCGGCTGGCAGGGAGATTCGGCCTCGGCCATGACCCATGAGTTCCGTGACGGCGCGCTGAATCGTGAACGGGCCAACTTCCGTGCCTATGCCTCGTTCGAGCAGAGCTTTGACGACTACGTTGAATTCCTGCACCGCAATGGCCGTTATCAGCAGGCCTTGCAGACTACCGACAACCCTGATGCCTTTTTCCGTGAGCTGCAGCGCGCCGGTTATGCCACCGACCCGCAGTACGCCAGCAAGGTATCGCGCATTGCCCGCCAGTTGCTCAGCCAGCAGACTACAGCCGGCAATGACAACCGTCAGCTGAGCTGA
- the flgK gene encoding flagellar hook-associated protein FlgK — protein MADLLSIGLSGLSIARTNLAVTGHNITNVDTPGFSRQGAIQSTRPAQFTGGGYIGSGATIVDVRRIYNSFYTNQLQVSSAISSDVKAYKSQIDQLDALLGGTTTGIGPGIQKLFAALQTAAEDPANIPARQLVISESQGLASRFNSLYAQLETQNNFINKQMGLVSDQVNRLSASIAGYNNAIAVAASSGQQPNDLIDARDEAIRQLSTYIGVTAVPQDDNTINLFIGSGQPLVVGNSASRLEVVPGLRDPSRSEVQLVNAGSRQGVTDLITGGEMGGLLRYRSEVLDDAFNTIGRLALSISEQINNQLGQGLDLLGNAGGNLFTNINSPEYVALRSLARAGNSDDSALLGVNITDTSKLTTSDYALEFTSADTFTLRRLSDNTQVGVFNINDVPPPEVDGFSISALNGSFAAGDRFVLTPTRNAAATIGTVMTQPEQLALALPVTAEAALNNRGNGTISQPEIIDGPQPLDTAALQAMLPFSFTVNNNELTASSGSFVPSPLTITPGQPNQVEWTDGTHTLRFTVAGNPQDGDSFSVNYNADPATGTPGVSDNRNALKLLELQNKAVIGLQGGASGISFVDSYGDMVQRVGTLTAQARMDEQASGAVLAQAQNNRDSVAGVNLDEEAANLIKFEQYYNASAQIIQVARSLFDTLISSFR, from the coding sequence ATGGCAGACCTGTTATCGATTGGCCTGAGTGGCCTGTCCATCGCCCGAACCAATCTGGCGGTCACCGGACATAACATCACCAACGTCGACACCCCCGGCTTTTCCCGCCAGGGCGCGATCCAGTCCACCCGTCCGGCCCAGTTCACCGGTGGCGGCTATATCGGCTCCGGGGCGACCATCGTCGATGTGCGGCGGATATACAACTCGTTCTATACCAACCAGTTGCAGGTCAGCAGCGCGATCAGCAGCGACGTCAAGGCTTACAAGAGTCAGATCGATCAGCTCGATGCGTTGCTCGGTGGGACCACCACCGGTATTGGCCCGGGTATCCAGAAGCTGTTTGCCGCGCTACAGACCGCTGCCGAAGATCCGGCCAATATTCCGGCCCGGCAATTGGTTATTTCCGAATCCCAGGGGCTGGCCAGCCGTTTCAACAGCCTGTATGCGCAACTGGAAACCCAGAACAACTTCATCAACAAGCAGATGGGGTTGGTTTCCGATCAGGTCAACCGGCTGTCGGCGAGTATTGCCGGTTATAACAATGCGATTGCGGTAGCTGCGTCCAGTGGTCAGCAGCCTAATGATCTGATCGATGCCCGCGACGAGGCGATCCGTCAACTGAGCACCTATATCGGGGTGACCGCGGTTCCTCAGGATGACAACACTATCAACTTGTTCATTGGTTCCGGTCAGCCACTGGTGGTTGGTAATAGCGCGTCGCGGCTGGAAGTGGTGCCGGGTTTGCGTGATCCGTCACGCTCTGAGGTGCAACTGGTCAATGCCGGGTCGCGGCAAGGGGTAACCGACCTGATTACCGGTGGGGAAATGGGTGGTTTGCTGCGTTATCGTAGTGAAGTGCTGGATGATGCCTTCAATACCATCGGTCGGCTGGCGCTGTCGATTTCCGAACAGATCAATAACCAGCTGGGCCAGGGCCTGGATCTGCTGGGCAATGCTGGTGGCAACCTGTTCACCAATATCAACAGCCCCGAGTATGTTGCTCTGCGCAGCCTGGCCCGGGCCGGCAACAGTGATGACAGCGCACTGCTTGGGGTGAATATCACCGATACCAGCAAGCTGACCACCTCCGACTACGCTCTGGAGTTCACCAGTGCCGACACCTTCACCTTACGCCGGCTGTCGGACAATACTCAGGTCGGGGTATTCAACATCAACGATGTGCCACCACCGGAAGTCGATGGGTTCAGCATCTCTGCATTGAACGGCAGCTTTGCCGCCGGGGACCGTTTTGTCCTGACGCCGACCCGAAATGCCGCCGCCACCATCGGCACGGTGATGACCCAGCCTGAGCAACTGGCACTAGCTCTGCCAGTCACGGCCGAGGCAGCGCTGAACAATCGGGGTAACGGTACCATCAGTCAGCCTGAGATCATTGATGGTCCGCAGCCGCTGGACACTGCCGCGTTGCAGGCCATGCTGCCATTCAGCTTCACGGTCAATAACAATGAGTTGACGGCCAGTAGCGGCAGCTTCGTGCCCTCGCCACTGACCATTACCCCAGGGCAGCCGAATCAGGTCGAGTGGACCGATGGTACTCACACGCTGCGTTTCACTGTGGCCGGTAACCCCCAGGATGGCGATAGCTTCAGCGTTAACTACAACGCTGATCCGGCAACCGGTACACCAGGTGTATCGGACAACCGCAATGCGCTGAAACTGCTGGAGTTGCAAAACAAGGCGGTGATTGGCTTGCAGGGCGGTGCCAGCGGGATCTCCTTCGTCGACTCCTATGGCGATATGGTGCAGCGGGTCGGAACCCTGACCGCTCAGGCGCGCATGGATGAACAGGCCAGTGGCGCAGTGCTGGCCCAGGCCCAGAACAACCGTGATTCGGTTGCCGGGGTCAACCTGGATGAAGAGGCGGCCAACCTGATCAAGTTCGAGCAGTACTACAATGCCTCGGCGCAGATCATTCAGGTTGCTCGCTCCTTGTTCGATACATTGATCAGTTCCTTCCGTTAA